A genomic region of Arachis stenosperma cultivar V10309 chromosome 9, arast.V10309.gnm1.PFL2, whole genome shotgun sequence contains the following coding sequences:
- the LOC130949286 gene encoding uncharacterized mitochondrial protein AtMg01250-like, producing the protein MSVLINGTPSKPFKMKRGLRQGDPLSPFLFVLVVDVLHRLVGEVVRNGRISPLLIDRDSIALSHLQFADDTILFCPPEDDTIKNYKRLLRCFELMLGLSINFDKSSLIPINCDEQWIQTMC; encoded by the coding sequence ATGTCGGTTCTGATAAATGGGACGCCATCCAAGCCGTTCAAGATGAAAAGAGGGTTGAGACAAGGTGACCCACTTTCTCCGTTCTTATTTGTACTGGTTGTGGATGTTCTGCATCGTTTGGTGGGAGAGGTGGTTAGGAATGGGCGTATAtctcctttgttgattgacaGAGATAGTATAGCGCTGTCACATCTTCAGTTTGCTGATGACACAATTTTGTTCTGCCCCCCAGAGGATGACACTATCAAGAATTACAAGCGGCTATTGAGATGTTTTGAGTTGATGTTAGGTCTCAGTATTAATTTTGACAAGTCAAGCTTGATTCCGATAAATTGTGATGAACAGTGGATTCAGACTATGTGTTAG
- the LOC130949287 gene encoding uncharacterized protein LOC130949287 translates to MENHQTMSEKFEKFTWTINNNFYVLVEFDKYQFVFGGYKWYTQNSYEYPFQNENCLMDFILEVVDWIQGHSITANFKFSFVNKRVDTLVKSIAIDGQVRFTEDTHSGSCVFSCTTSLDPLELTFNDNLIIVAEFFVKESPHHHNQLDDGTSNTSIDDSSKPCFHVYEDFENTKEKGFVQLAEEACHKHPSVIECHKNKNHSSMFTKWGFIALGRVLYFLKTKMVKDMNDEACKELQVLWKEVNAFGFDYLAWLEPHVKCALGMRNYKERTMNVKK, encoded by the exons ATGGAAAATCATCAAACAATGAGTGAGAAGTTTGAGAAATTCACATGGACCATCAACAATAATTTCTACGTGCTGGTGGAGTTTGATAAGTACCAGTTTGTTTTTGGTGGCTATAAATGGTACACTCAAAATAGTTATGAATACCCATTTCAAA ATGAGAACTGCCTTATGGACTTTATCTTAGAAGTTGTTGATTGGATTCAAGGACACAGCATCACTGCAAATTTCAAATTCTCATTTGTTAATAAGAGGGTTGACACACTCGTAAAATCAATAGCAATAG ATGGACAAGTAAGATTCACCGAAGATACTCATAGTGGAAGTTGTGTTTTCAGTTGTACGACGTCTTTGGATCCACTAGAACTTACTTTTAATGATAATTTAATCATTGTTGCCGAATTTTTCGTGAAGGAATCACCACATCATCATAACCAATTAGATGATGGAACTAGTAACACTAGTATTGATGATTCctcaaaaccatgttttcatgtTTATGAAGATTTTGAGAACACAAAGGAAAAGGGTTTTGTTCAATTGGCAGAGGAAGCTTGCCACAAGCATCCATCAGTCATTGAATGCCATAAGAACAAAAATCATAGTTCTATGTTCACCAAGTGGGGATTCATTGCATTAGGAAGAGTGTTATATTTTCTTAAGACTAAGATGGTAAAGGATATGAATGATGAAGCTTGCAAGGAACTACAAGTTTTATGGAAAGAAGTCAATGCTTTTGGATTTGATTATTTGGCTTGGTTGGAGCCTCATGTTAAGTGTGCTTTAGGCATGAGGAATTATAAGGAGAGAACTATGAATgtgaaaaaatga
- the LOC130949288 gene encoding protein FAR1-RELATED SEQUENCE 5-like, which produces MSINEDDVKNDSDNDLVDDFDYQPNAEDDAEDDDVDSLDSTSKSEEVCGAKRIADLMVEDIWNLEFRTEDEACQFYNAYSCWHGFVMRKDDMVRDNQGRIISRQLVCNKEGWRNMRYLDLDDRSREARSLTQTKCPARFRVKLNYGCGRWKVSCFVESHNHDLTPPQFAHLVPANRRLTVTDKVQVKNLHNFGVKTCYIMGYIAFQKGGYRHAGFTRKDLYNHIDRYRRSKVKNGDANAAINYLIGKSNNDPLFFGKYTFTSDERLEHIFWADGQSIIDYHCFGDIVAFDSTYKKNKYNKPLVIFSGCNHHGQTVIFGSGLLSDETT; this is translated from the coding sequence ATGTCCATAAACGAGGATGATGTGAAGAATGATTCTGATAATGATTTGGTTGATGATTTCGATTATCAACCGAATGCAGAAGACGATGCTGAAGACGACGATGTGGATTCGCTGGATTCTACTAGCAAGAGTGAAGAAGTTTGTGGTGCAAAAAGAATAGCAGATTTAATGGTGGAGGATATTTGGAACCTGGAGTTTAGGACAGAGGATGAGGCCTGCCAGTTTTATAACGCTTATTCTTGCTGGCATGGATTTGTAATGAGGAAGGACGACATGGTTAGGGATAATCAAGGTAGAATCATTAGTAGGCAACTTGTTTGCAACAAAGAGGGCTGGAGGAATATGAGGTATCTCGATCTGGATGATAGATCAAGGGAGGCAAGGTCACTAACGCAAACCAAGTGTCCAGCTCGGTTTAGGGTAAAGCTTAACTACGGCTGCGGTAGATGGAAGGTATCATGTTTTGTCGAATCTCACAACCACGATCTGACGCCACCCCAATTTGCACATCTGGTTCCGGCCAATCGTCGTCTCACTGTCACCGATAAAGTCCAAGTGAAAAATCTTCATAATTTTGGTGTCAAGACCTGCTATATTATGGGGTATATTGCGTTCCAGAAGGGTGGATATCGTCATGCTGGCTTCACACGCAAAGATTTGTACAACCACATTGATCGTTATCGTCGGTCAAAGGTTAAAAACGGGGATGCCAATGCGGCAATAAACTATTTGATTGGCAAGTCAAACAACGATCCGCTGTTCTTTGGAAAGTATACGTTCACTAGTGATGAAAGGCTGGAGCATATTTTTTGGGCAGATGGGCAGTCAATTATCGACTATCACTGCTTTGGAGATATTGTTGCCTTTGATTCAACCTACAAGAAGAATAAATACAACAAGCCTTTGGTCATTTTCTCTGGATGCAATCATCACGGGCAGACTGTTATCTTCGGCTCCGGCCTACTATCCGACGAAACCACATAG